In a genomic window of Chryseobacterium sp. G0162:
- a CDS encoding DUF6438 domain-containing protein, with amino-acid sequence MKYFVSFIFLLLATVCNSQKKTNSNNSVEKIIIKKNDCMTGDCPTYTIIIHKNGKVELNARRNIPKNMNGDYTSTLGYLDWEVITHMDFTTLKKSYGNIGYVDFPSTDLEIYFSKRKPKKVHDHDNHGTPELIKLYEHIDLLFIKLRWKKVKQSTQPHRF; translated from the coding sequence ATGAAATATTTCGTTTCATTTATTTTTCTTTTACTCGCTACTGTCTGCAACAGTCAGAAAAAAACAAATTCCAATAATTCCGTAGAAAAGATCATCATTAAAAAGAATGATTGTATGACTGGGGATTGCCCTACTTATACGATCATTATTCATAAAAATGGTAAAGTTGAACTGAATGCCCGAAGAAATATACCCAAGAACATGAATGGTGATTACACCTCAACGTTGGGCTATCTAGACTGGGAAGTAATTACCCACATGGATTTTACTACGCTAAAGAAGTCTTATGGAAACATTGGGTATGTCGACTTTCCTTCTACCGATCTTGAAATTTATTTTTCTAAAAGAAAACCTAAAAAAGTACATGATCATGATAATCATGGCACCCCTGAGCTTATAAAATTATATGAACACATAGATCTGCTTTTCATTAAGCTGCGCTGGAAAAAAGTAAAGCAATCAACACAACCTCATCGTTTCTGA
- a CDS encoding SDR family oxidoreductase translates to MSTQDVNGKVVLIAGGGKNLGGLLSRDFAAKGAKLAIHYNSESSRAESEKTLAEVQALGAEAFLFQGDLTKVDNIAKFFDETISRFGGVDIAINTVGMVLKKPFSETTEAEYDTMFNVNSKSAYFFLQEAGKKINDHGKICTIVTSLLAAYTGLYSTYAGAKAPVEHFTRAASKEFGARGISVTAVAPGPMDTPFFYGQETDDAVAYHKSASALGGLTNIKDIAPLVEFLVTDGWWITGQTIFANGGYTTR, encoded by the coding sequence ACGGAAAAGTTGTTTTAATAGCCGGAGGAGGTAAAAACCTGGGCGGATTATTGAGTAGAGATTTTGCGGCAAAAGGAGCGAAACTGGCAATCCATTATAACAGTGAGAGTTCAAGAGCTGAAAGTGAAAAAACACTGGCTGAAGTTCAGGCATTGGGTGCTGAAGCATTTCTGTTTCAGGGGGACCTTACCAAAGTAGATAATATTGCAAAGTTTTTTGACGAAACCATTTCCCGTTTTGGCGGAGTGGATATTGCAATTAACACCGTAGGAATGGTATTGAAAAAACCGTTTTCAGAAACTACGGAAGCAGAGTATGATACTATGTTCAATGTGAATTCAAAATCAGCCTATTTCTTTTTACAGGAAGCTGGTAAAAAAATAAATGACCACGGTAAGATTTGTACCATTGTGACTTCATTACTGGCTGCATATACCGGGCTTTATTCCACATATGCAGGCGCAAAAGCTCCGGTAGAGCATTTTACAAGGGCTGCTTCTAAAGAATTTGGAGCCAGAGGAATTTCTGTAACGGCTGTAGCGCCAGGCCCGATGGATACTCCTTTCTTCTACGGGCAGGAAACAGATGATGCCGTTGCTTATCACAAATCAGCCTCTGCACTGGGTGGACTTACCAATATTAAGGACATTGCTCCATTAGTAGAATTTCTGGTCACTGACGGATGGTGGATTACAGGGCAGACAATCTTTGCCAATGGGGGGTACACAACAAGATAA
- a CDS encoding DUF2931 family protein, with protein MTKYEWTEGTSAPLGYPMEVYKGGIECEGGEWVSLGFGMIPGNGAWGSINHGMGNGFKSLPSRLDFVWISYMENQFYMIDTTIDIAKIKEYFSKGYETKVTNGSGETEHLNYDEIGVGMAPGGVVVVWIAGVGIQKEVGRYQAKKVTIPESEIAQLDSHQNRFWRKDYLDDVFNNGKVIPAEVKEKNKGKAIPFGLWDTYRIRYSWKPVFELPENAKLNSLVNVKVSTINGEKEQFDTAKNILAVNEQRAIPVRIMFDYIGADHKMYGAHCDLNENSGLEAFKAVFGDDPDSTKADIIVKVNEANSYFTIKLRGENGKEAFIKTDKVEVF; from the coding sequence ATGACAAAATATGAATGGACTGAAGGAACTTCTGCTCCTCTGGGATATCCGATGGAAGTATATAAAGGAGGGATAGAATGTGAAGGTGGAGAATGGGTAAGTTTAGGCTTTGGGATGATACCTGGAAATGGTGCCTGGGGCTCCATCAATCATGGGATGGGAAATGGTTTTAAAAGTCTTCCTTCCCGACTGGATTTTGTATGGATATCTTATATGGAAAACCAGTTTTACATGATCGATACTACCATTGATATTGCTAAAATTAAAGAATACTTCAGTAAAGGGTATGAAACAAAAGTGACGAATGGAAGTGGTGAGACTGAACATTTAAATTATGATGAAATTGGCGTTGGAATGGCTCCCGGAGGTGTAGTAGTAGTTTGGATAGCCGGCGTCGGAATTCAGAAGGAAGTAGGACGGTATCAGGCTAAAAAAGTAACAATTCCGGAATCAGAAATTGCCCAGTTGGATAGCCATCAGAACCGTTTCTGGAGGAAAGATTACCTTGATGATGTGTTTAATAATGGTAAGGTTATCCCTGCAGAGGTAAAAGAAAAAAATAAAGGAAAAGCTATTCCATTTGGTTTATGGGATACCTATAGAATCCGATACAGCTGGAAACCTGTTTTCGAGCTGCCGGAAAATGCCAAGCTCAATTCATTAGTTAATGTTAAGGTATCTACAATTAATGGAGAAAAAGAACAATTTGACACGGCAAAAAACATATTGGCAGTAAATGAACAAAGAGCCATCCCGGTAAGGATTATGTTTGACTATATAGGAGCGGATCATAAAATGTATGGTGCTCACTGTGACCTGAATGAAAACTCAGGTTTGGAAGCTTTTAAAGCAGTGTTTGGTGATGATCCTGATTCAACTAAAGCGGACATTATCGTTAAGGTTAATGAGGCTAACAGCTATTTCACAATAAAGCTAAGAGGTGAAAATGGTAAAGAAGCCTTTATAAAGACTGATAAAGTAGAGGTTTTCTAA
- a CDS encoding type VI secretion system Vgr family protein, producing MNKNTSNSEKISENHIPGINRVVKLDIVIEGKILKHFKHFRLQQSVKKHHNFELTLAHDTLDGVQNHDLEEAQQFLGKRLTVVFKYKDVEGSPERTFVGVITKVGFSQENHSLGNIVLKGYSPTILLDAAPHTQSFGGDQPVNMGIIATDVIKQGIENSKFDVKVNAKASAQILYSSQYNETHYNYLCRMAEAYGEQFFYDGEILHFGNMPPQNKAVELIYGSNVSDINVEMKAVHIKPRFYGYNSSSNTKLISGETPIKHVGNLAKTAYQNNDKIFKTSSLQVAPIKAATDMDVVISQTSTAGSRAVDVFTVSGGTTIPFLHPGCVADIKMRKTDSNQTSYFTKLMVTEVTHEVDTLGRYKGRFEAIASDTGYIPTPDFTLPIAEPQIATVISNTDPLGQGRVTVRFDWQLNDTTNFIRMMAPDAGGTDQITQNRGYVAIPEVGDQVMVGFVHNHPDRPFVMGGMFHGGTAMGGGVDNHLKSIQTRSGIRVLMNDAEGSVTIIDPSGNNYFMDGKGNIIVTAPKNMTFNAGENLTINVGQDMKTTVGNDNAINITNNHKFTSRNYKQTINENKTINVTGDLKETTSTTTHKAKNGDILLQSSGVAKMLGKIDAKVNKG from the coding sequence ATGAATAAAAATACCTCGAATTCCGAAAAGATTTCGGAGAATCATATTCCTGGAATCAACCGTGTGGTGAAGCTGGATATCGTGATTGAAGGCAAAATACTCAAACATTTCAAACACTTCCGCTTACAGCAGAGTGTAAAGAAACACCATAATTTTGAACTGACATTGGCACATGATACCTTAGATGGGGTACAAAACCATGATCTGGAAGAAGCTCAGCAGTTTTTAGGAAAACGTTTGACTGTAGTTTTTAAATATAAAGATGTAGAAGGAAGCCCTGAAAGAACTTTTGTAGGGGTTATTACAAAAGTAGGATTCAGTCAGGAAAATCACAGTCTTGGAAATATTGTCCTGAAAGGATACAGCCCCACCATTCTTTTGGATGCTGCTCCTCATACCCAAAGTTTTGGGGGTGACCAGCCTGTCAATATGGGAATTATTGCTACCGACGTTATAAAACAAGGGATCGAAAACAGTAAATTTGATGTAAAAGTGAATGCTAAAGCATCTGCTCAGATTCTTTACAGTTCCCAATACAACGAGACCCACTACAATTATCTTTGCAGAATGGCAGAAGCTTATGGTGAGCAATTCTTTTATGACGGTGAAATCCTTCATTTCGGAAATATGCCGCCTCAAAATAAAGCTGTAGAACTCATCTATGGAAGCAATGTTTCTGATATTAATGTAGAAATGAAAGCTGTTCATATCAAGCCTCGATTTTATGGATATAACAGCAGTTCCAATACGAAACTTATTTCAGGAGAAACTCCCATTAAACATGTAGGAAATCTGGCAAAAACAGCCTATCAGAATAACGATAAAATCTTTAAGACTTCATCATTGCAGGTTGCTCCTATAAAGGCAGCCACCGATATGGACGTGGTGATTTCTCAAACCAGTACTGCCGGAAGCAGAGCGGTTGATGTTTTTACCGTTTCAGGAGGGACTACCATCCCGTTTTTACATCCGGGATGTGTTGCGGACATCAAAATGCGGAAAACCGACAGTAATCAAACCTCTTATTTTACCAAACTGATGGTCACAGAAGTGACTCATGAAGTAGATACACTGGGGCGTTATAAAGGAAGGTTTGAGGCGATCGCTTCAGATACAGGGTATATTCCGACTCCGGATTTTACACTGCCCATTGCAGAACCTCAGATCGCAACAGTTATATCCAATACAGATCCGCTGGGGCAGGGAAGAGTTACCGTAAGATTCGATTGGCAGCTGAATGATACTACCAATTTTATACGAATGATGGCTCCCGATGCCGGAGGAACAGATCAGATCACTCAAAACAGAGGATATGTAGCCATCCCTGAAGTAGGAGATCAGGTAATGGTAGGTTTTGTACACAATCATCCGGACCGTCCTTTTGTCATGGGCGGAATGTTTCATGGTGGTACAGCTATGGGAGGTGGTGTGGATAATCACTTAAAATCCATACAGACAAGAAGTGGAATCCGGGTTTTGATGAATGATGCTGAAGGAAGTGTTACCATCATTGATCCTAGTGGAAATAATTATTTCATGGATGGAAAAGGAAATATCATCGTGACAGCTCCAAAGAATATGACATTCAATGCAGGGGAAAATCTTACCATAAATGTTGGACAGGATATGAAGACCACGGTAGGAAATGATAACGCCATTAATATTACCAATAACCATAAGTTTACTTCAAGGAATTATAAACAGACCATTAATGAAAATAAAACCATTAATGTAACGGGTGATTTGAAAGAAACTACTTCCACAACCACTCATAAAGCAAAGAATGGCGACATTTTGTTACAAAGCTCGGGAGTGGCTAAAATGCTAGGGAAGATAGATGCCAAAGTGAATAAAGGATAA
- a CDS encoding phospholipase effector Tle1 domain-containing protein yields the protein MGKTFVYNTGNPKTPLDELYLEFGVFFDGTLNNLKNSELRMDYRDGKNKMSSTDTDDQIKEKEKAIKETRILQEEEYERLKKKKMLDDNSEYHQYLKSSHQGWLDKKGVDNSFSNDYTNVARMYKCCQQTTYGVYVEGIGTLDNNRDVDDGFQYGSGKTGVRGKVRKGCEMTADRIKKLIAETNGKVKLMKITIDTFGFSRGAAAARNFAYEINGNKRPKDVEIKKSRKIIGYTQVNSPYGPAAIPEYGDIWIDKDNIEVDPKYIKDGKLPKFGFLGYYLLSKKVLSEQQLEDLDLDVRFIGVYDTVSSYEEFGDMGGLRRVGWEGMKHSALGPKYNFGDDIEQLQLKNPGPYFKAVHFTAANEHRENFSLTKFPGSIEKEFSGVHCDIGGAYENGTEKVDEIETSNHKPVWFLNKRRQQLIDEYWFDGNQIEINNSFLNVLTLGGVYRKITGTRFLRKEYSYIPLHFMEEHGENLYDHQLMTKTETTFSIENDKYLPHAKDLLHGYVFENDGKWDFKSDEQVEKEKQEKALQRLLHPEPVQEPDPQEPPEEKLDENGNKMKTTTLEEVTVTAYHPQTLLRIIRKQYLHWSANRDWMGMDPNNDYQRIIY from the coding sequence ATGGGAAAAACTTTTGTATACAACACAGGCAATCCTAAAACTCCTCTAGATGAGCTGTATCTGGAATTCGGAGTATTCTTTGATGGTACTCTGAATAATTTGAAAAACAGCGAATTAAGGATGGATTACAGGGATGGAAAGAATAAAATGAGCAGTACTGATACGGATGATCAGATCAAGGAAAAAGAAAAGGCAATTAAAGAGACAAGAATCTTACAGGAAGAAGAATATGAAAGACTGAAAAAGAAAAAGATGCTGGATGATAATTCTGAATATCATCAGTATCTTAAATCTAGCCATCAGGGATGGTTGGATAAAAAGGGGGTTGATAATAGTTTTAGTAACGATTATACCAATGTCGCCAGAATGTATAAATGTTGCCAACAGACTACCTATGGAGTGTATGTAGAAGGAATCGGAACACTGGATAATAACAGAGATGTAGATGATGGATTTCAATATGGGTCCGGTAAAACCGGAGTGCGGGGGAAAGTAAGGAAAGGATGTGAAATGACCGCTGACCGCATTAAAAAACTTATTGCTGAGACAAATGGTAAAGTAAAATTAATGAAAATTACCATTGATACTTTTGGGTTTAGTCGTGGAGCTGCTGCTGCAAGAAATTTTGCTTACGAAATCAATGGAAATAAAAGACCCAAAGATGTTGAGATCAAAAAATCGAGAAAGATCATAGGATATACTCAGGTTAATTCTCCTTATGGTCCGGCAGCGATTCCTGAATATGGAGATATCTGGATAGATAAAGATAATATTGAAGTAGATCCGAAATATATCAAAGATGGTAAACTTCCAAAATTTGGTTTTCTGGGATATTATCTTTTAAGTAAAAAAGTTTTATCTGAGCAACAACTTGAAGACTTAGATCTTGATGTTCGTTTTATCGGGGTATATGATACGGTATCTTCTTATGAAGAATTTGGTGATATGGGAGGGCTCAGACGTGTAGGATGGGAAGGGATGAAGCATTCTGCTTTAGGACCTAAATACAATTTCGGAGATGATATAGAGCAGTTACAGCTCAAAAATCCGGGGCCTTACTTTAAGGCTGTTCATTTTACAGCAGCCAATGAGCACCGGGAAAATTTTTCATTAACGAAGTTTCCGGGAAGTATTGAAAAAGAATTTTCCGGAGTACACTGCGATATTGGTGGTGCTTATGAAAACGGAACAGAGAAAGTGGATGAAATAGAAACTTCCAATCACAAACCCGTATGGTTTCTCAATAAACGCAGACAACAACTGATTGATGAATATTGGTTTGATGGTAATCAGATCGAAATCAATAATAGCTTCCTGAATGTCCTTACCTTAGGAGGGGTGTACCGTAAAATAACCGGAACCCGATTTCTAAGGAAAGAATACAGCTATATCCCTTTGCATTTTATGGAAGAACATGGTGAAAATCTGTACGATCACCAGTTAATGACGAAAACAGAGACTACTTTTTCCATAGAAAATGATAAATATTTGCCTCATGCAAAAGATCTTTTACATGGCTATGTATTTGAGAATGATGGTAAATGGGATTTCAAATCTGATGAACAGGTTGAAAAAGAAAAACAAGAGAAAGCATTGCAAAGACTGCTACATCCTGAGCCAGTACAGGAACCTGATCCGCAAGAACCTCCTGAAGAAAAGTTGGATGAAAACGGGAATAAAATGAAAACGACAACATTGGAAGAAGTGACGGTTACCGCTTATCATCCGCAAACATTATTACGGATTATACGTAAGCAATACCTTCACTGGTCGGCCAACAGAGACTGGATGGGAATGGATCCCAATAATGATTATCAAAGAATAATATATTAA
- a CDS encoding glycoside hydrolase family 19 protein: protein MDRVKNEGEGNTPETQNQAPAQDNEQQKAENSKKLDDQRAKNEEKDKTEEGLLLAIDGAKIKFNAHLGTFKVLNNVPTTQDKLTGTVVEKQIPNFIFDDGFQMISLTEWQDFGTAKVQENYVLLKKSTLPGTGKMPGNIPPETGKIEFVTSGQVNAPESIDGKGAPVPDPEEDKKCYCEKEFTEEDIKGFYNSKKLFTAKNCPLPEDKKSYTEFTKALNKAMKDNDINSCLRKAHFLAQVEAETGLDTTLEYADGWDYDPTTHLENYNKYLLFKKDKIKYKENGTARILRGHNRYLECLSRENDTKGDGPKYKGRGLIQLTWKDTYKAYFAKIKKPDTQDPDIVANDLEHVCNSAAWYWRERSSWGDLNKFADTDDFISAAVGVNGGLTGFTHRKENLKRILKNMKVKDNCKNQKIENLGVYTYDTSAIKDTKWGKREKNKKEIQEYDDKEN, encoded by the coding sequence ATGGATAGGGTAAAGAATGAAGGAGAGGGAAATACTCCTGAAACTCAGAATCAGGCTCCTGCTCAGGATAATGAGCAACAGAAGGCAGAGAACAGTAAAAAACTGGACGATCAACGTGCAAAAAATGAAGAGAAGGATAAAACTGAAGAAGGTCTATTGTTGGCTATAGATGGAGCAAAAATTAAATTCAATGCGCATTTGGGAACATTCAAAGTGTTGAATAATGTACCGACCACGCAAGACAAACTTACCGGGACTGTAGTAGAAAAACAGATCCCCAATTTTATCTTTGATGATGGCTTTCAGATGATTTCTCTTACAGAGTGGCAGGATTTTGGAACTGCAAAAGTTCAGGAAAACTATGTGCTGTTAAAAAAATCCACTTTACCGGGAACAGGCAAAATGCCAGGTAACATACCGCCTGAGACAGGAAAAATAGAATTTGTAACCTCCGGACAGGTCAATGCTCCGGAAAGTATTGATGGAAAAGGGGCACCTGTACCGGATCCGGAGGAAGATAAAAAATGCTATTGCGAGAAAGAATTTACAGAAGAAGATATTAAAGGGTTTTATAACTCAAAGAAATTATTTACAGCTAAAAACTGTCCATTGCCAGAGGATAAGAAAAGCTATACAGAATTCACAAAGGCACTGAATAAAGCCATGAAAGATAATGATATAAACAGTTGTCTTCGTAAAGCTCATTTTCTGGCACAGGTGGAAGCGGAAACAGGACTGGATACCACCTTAGAATATGCTGATGGCTGGGATTACGACCCTACCACGCATCTTGAAAATTATAATAAATACCTCTTATTCAAAAAAGATAAGATAAAATATAAAGAAAATGGTACGGCCCGAATATTGAGAGGTCATAACAGGTATCTTGAATGCTTAAGCCGTGAGAACGATACAAAAGGAGACGGTCCGAAATATAAGGGAAGAGGATTAATTCAGCTAACATGGAAAGATACTTATAAAGCATATTTTGCAAAGATCAAGAAACCGGACACTCAGGACCCGGATATTGTAGCCAATGATTTGGAACATGTATGTAATTCGGCTGCATGGTACTGGAGAGAACGCTCATCATGGGGTGATTTGAATAAATTTGCTGATACCGATGATTTTATCTCAGCAGCAGTTGGGGTAAATGGAGGATTGACAGGATTTACACATAGAAAGGAAAACCTAAAAAGGATTTTGAAGAATATGAAAGTAAAGGATAACTGTAAAAATCAGAAAATAGAAAATCTGGGAGTTTATACTTACGATACAAGTGCCATAAAAGACACCAAGTGGGGGAAAAGAGAAAAAAACAAAAAAGAAATACAGGAATATGATGATAAAGAAAATTAA
- the lgt gene encoding prolipoprotein diacylglyceryl transferase: MSLLYINWDVNPEIVNILGVSIKYYGLLFLSGLVLCFNIVKSIYKKENLSAQAHDALFSYALIGILVGARLGHCLFYDFDYYSQHPLEIFLPIQRGPDGAYHFTGYAGLASHGGGIGLMIMLLIYARKFKIPLMTVLDAIAIVLPLAGVFIRLANLMNSEIIGTPTNVPWAFIFHQVDNLPRHPAQLYEAISYLIIFLIVYLIYKKNIFKIGKGFYFGISILLIFIMRILIEFIKVDQVEFEHGMSLNMGQLLSIPFVLLGLFFIIKSVLEKGKMKTL, from the coding sequence ATGAGTTTATTATATATCAACTGGGATGTCAATCCTGAGATCGTCAATATTTTAGGTGTTTCTATTAAATACTATGGCCTGTTGTTTCTTTCAGGACTTGTTTTATGCTTTAATATTGTAAAAAGCATTTATAAAAAAGAAAATCTAAGCGCACAGGCACACGATGCCTTATTTTCATATGCACTTATCGGAATATTAGTGGGTGCCAGATTGGGACACTGTCTCTTTTATGATTTTGATTATTATTCCCAGCATCCGTTAGAAATCTTCTTACCGATCCAGAGAGGTCCGGATGGAGCTTATCACTTTACCGGTTATGCAGGGCTTGCAAGTCACGGTGGTGGAATTGGGTTGATGATTATGCTGCTGATCTATGCCAGAAAGTTTAAAATCCCATTAATGACTGTTTTGGATGCCATCGCTATTGTTCTTCCGCTGGCAGGTGTTTTTATCAGACTTGCCAACCTTATGAACTCTGAAATCATCGGGACTCCTACCAATGTTCCATGGGCTTTTATATTCCATCAGGTAGATAACCTTCCAAGACATCCTGCTCAGTTGTATGAGGCGATTTCATATCTTATTATTTTCCTTATTGTTTATCTTATTTATAAGAAAAATATCTTTAAAATCGGAAAAGGTTTTTATTTCGGGATCAGTATTCTTTTAATCTTTATTATGAGAATCCTGATTGAGTTTATAAAAGTAGACCAGGTAGAATTTGAACATGGGATGAGCTTAAATATGGGACAGCTTTTAAGTATTCCTTTTGTGCTTCTGGGACTTTTCTTCATTATCAAAAGTGTATTGGAAAAAGGAAAGATGAAAACTTTATAG
- a CDS encoding VIT family protein, with protein MHHQLEKHYVNRVGWLRAAVLGANDGLLSTTSIVIGVAAAEPERHIIILAALAGMIAGAMSMAAGEYVSVSSQEDTEKADLIREQRELEEMPEVELRELAKVYERRGCTKETAMQVAIELTEHNALEAHARDELGINEITQAKPLQAAIASFGSFAVGALLPFTVSLLAPIKQMVYFQYGFSIIFLMLLGAISARAGGSSIKIAVLRICFWGTVAMGITALVGHLFGVNIS; from the coding sequence ATGCATCATCAACTGGAAAAGCACTATGTAAATAGAGTGGGCTGGCTTCGGGCAGCTGTTTTGGGAGCTAATGACGGACTGCTATCTACTACAAGTATTGTCATTGGTGTGGCAGCAGCAGAACCTGAGCGGCATATCATTATCTTGGCTGCTTTGGCAGGAATGATTGCAGGAGCAATGTCTATGGCTGCTGGAGAATACGTTTCTGTAAGCTCACAGGAAGATACTGAAAAGGCAGATCTGATCCGGGAGCAAAGGGAACTTGAAGAAATGCCGGAAGTAGAACTAAGGGAATTGGCTAAGGTCTATGAAAGAAGGGGGTGTACGAAAGAAACAGCAATGCAGGTTGCTATTGAACTTACAGAGCATAATGCATTGGAAGCGCATGCCCGTGATGAACTTGGAATCAATGAAATTACTCAGGCAAAACCTTTACAGGCAGCAATCGCTTCATTCGGATCATTTGCAGTAGGAGCATTATTACCATTTACCGTTTCTCTTTTAGCTCCTATCAAGCAGATGGTATATTTTCAATATGGTTTTTCTATTATATTTCTGATGCTTTTAGGAGCAATCTCAGCCAGAGCAGGAGGTTCCAGTATTAAAATAGCAGTGTTGAGAATCTGCTTCTGGGGTACGGTAGCTATGGGAATTACTGCTTTGGTGGGGCATCTTTTCGGGGTGAATATATCCTGA
- a CDS encoding polysaccharide deacetylase family protein → MNKLVVFLAGSLLLLSNTLYSQKTMPQSLNKCYIYLTFDDGPLNGSENINDIILKEKIKISVFMVGEHVIKDKQMDTYAKYYDQNPYIDEYNHSFTHANDHYEAFYNNVDKSVQDIVYNQNLLKLPYKIVRLPGRNIWRLGGKSKNDITNGIQTADQLAAMGYKVVGWDVEWQHRPADGTPIQTVNDMYTSVQKLCSSDKTFTKNNVVMLIHDEMFQKSWEESELKELIDLLRANPNYSFEQMRFYPQ, encoded by the coding sequence ATGAATAAACTAGTTGTTTTCCTTGCTGGTTCACTTTTATTATTGAGTAATACTTTATATTCCCAAAAAACGATGCCTCAGTCACTCAATAAATGCTATATCTACCTAACATTCGATGATGGCCCACTTAACGGAAGTGAAAATATCAATGATATTATTCTAAAGGAAAAAATTAAGATCAGTGTTTTTATGGTGGGAGAACATGTGATTAAGGATAAACAGATGGATACTTATGCCAAATATTACGATCAGAATCCCTACATTGATGAATATAATCACAGTTTTACTCATGCCAACGATCATTATGAAGCGTTTTATAATAATGTAGACAAATCAGTACAGGACATCGTGTATAATCAGAATTTATTGAAGCTGCCTTATAAGATTGTCCGTCTTCCCGGAAGAAATATCTGGAGATTAGGCGGAAAGTCAAAAAATGATATCACCAATGGAATACAGACTGCAGATCAACTGGCTGCAATGGGGTATAAAGTAGTAGGCTGGGATGTTGAATGGCAACATCGCCCTGCTGACGGAACACCCATTCAAACTGTCAACGATATGTATACTTCTGTTCAGAAACTCTGTAGTTCTGATAAAACATTTACTAAGAATAATGTGGTGATGCTGATTCATGATGAAATGTTTCAAAAAAGCTGGGAAGAATCAGAATTAAAAGAATTGATTGATCTTCTAAGGGCAAATCCCAATTATAGCTTTGAACAGATGAGGTTTTATCCCCAATAA
- the tssD gene encoding type VI secretion system tube protein TssD, with amino-acid sequence MAERNSRGILKFNNGEGQKLLKLNYSVSRSTDVSGRVASDPSNALIKITVEATEKSDILESLLNGKYKPTVGEITFNKSHEEGTLTTLKWQNGYVIQHEVDFDAVDENSMYITFVVSAEQIDLGNSAYHGAWPSA; translated from the coding sequence ATGGCAGAAAGAAATTCAAGAGGAATTTTAAAATTCAACAACGGAGAAGGACAAAAATTATTAAAGCTTAACTACAGCGTATCAAGATCTACAGACGTTTCAGGACGTGTAGCATCAGATCCTTCTAACGCTCTTATCAAAATCACAGTGGAAGCAACAGAAAAATCAGACATTCTTGAAAGCTTGCTGAACGGAAAGTACAAGCCAACTGTAGGAGAAATTACCTTCAATAAATCTCACGAAGAAGGAACATTAACAACATTAAAGTGGCAGAATGGATACGTGATTCAGCACGAAGTAGACTTCGATGCAGTAGACGAAAACAGTATGTATATTACTTTTGTTGTAAGTGCAGAACAGATTGATCTGGGGAACTCTGCTTATCACGGAGCTTGGCCTAGCGCGTAA